A single region of the Streptomyces sp. NBC_01803 genome encodes:
- a CDS encoding sensor histidine kinase translates to MTAHTPPTRRRTERPPVRQSLLALLISLAATGMAWLAAVYTAPESYEIPLAWGAGAGAAVVCAAVTTAAWGLTRYRRLRRGLDAREATIRQFVDETVPDVVRRLRAGASADAVLAAVPAPDDEAAARVMRTLATEVGHGEASKAAAMAACANAAGRMQALTTSMLADLREMEHRHGDENVLGDLLHIDHRTAQAGRLADSIAVLTGARSGRRWTKPIVMESILRGAMGRIGGYQRVRLHSTVSVAITGHAAEGVMHALAELLDNAANFSPPTAEIHVYAEEVPVGVVLTVEDSGLVMSDVALRRAERAVSAEPLDLTTLSGTRLGLAVVGCLARKHGLKVSFRPSARGGTGALMMIPQELISRPKPAPTPAPVPAQAPVPAQTPVPAHAPVPAIAAATAGPAAGHVPSPATPVEAAPEQIALPRATDEHSPATDDDIAELSRTGLPKRRRGRARAEAPGQDLPSRPRPSTPAAHSAAESAARFGAFRRAVQGREQGQNGGANGTDGLGFPSPASPTSPASPSSPTPSSSPTPSPHPEDDTP, encoded by the coding sequence ATGACAGCGCACACTCCGCCGACACGCCGACGGACGGAGCGTCCTCCCGTGCGACAGTCCCTGCTGGCACTCCTCATCTCGCTGGCCGCCACGGGAATGGCCTGGCTGGCGGCGGTGTACACGGCACCCGAGTCGTACGAGATCCCCCTCGCCTGGGGCGCGGGCGCGGGCGCGGCCGTGGTGTGCGCGGCCGTGACGACCGCGGCGTGGGGCCTGACCCGGTACCGGCGGCTGCGGCGCGGTCTGGACGCGCGCGAGGCGACCATCCGACAGTTCGTCGACGAGACCGTGCCCGACGTGGTCCGGCGGCTGCGCGCCGGAGCCTCGGCCGACGCGGTGCTGGCGGCGGTCCCGGCGCCGGACGACGAGGCCGCGGCCCGGGTCATGCGCACCCTGGCGACCGAGGTCGGCCACGGCGAGGCGAGCAAGGCCGCCGCCATGGCCGCCTGCGCCAACGCGGCCGGCCGGATGCAGGCGCTGACCACCAGCATGCTGGCCGACCTGCGCGAGATGGAGCACCGGCACGGCGACGAGAACGTGCTCGGCGACCTGCTGCACATCGACCACCGCACGGCCCAGGCGGGCCGACTGGCCGACAGCATCGCCGTGCTGACGGGCGCCCGTTCGGGACGACGCTGGACCAAGCCGATCGTGATGGAGAGCATCCTGCGCGGCGCCATGGGTCGTATCGGGGGCTACCAGCGGGTCAGGCTGCACTCCACGGTCAGCGTCGCCATCACCGGCCACGCCGCCGAGGGCGTGATGCACGCACTGGCCGAACTCCTCGATAACGCGGCGAACTTCTCGCCGCCCACCGCTGAAATCCACGTCTACGCCGAGGAGGTACCGGTCGGCGTCGTCCTCACCGTTGAGGACAGCGGCCTGGTGATGAGCGATGTGGCCCTGCGCCGCGCCGAACGCGCCGTCTCCGCCGAGCCGTTGGACCTGACCACCCTGTCCGGGACCCGGCTCGGCCTGGCCGTCGTCGGCTGCCTCGCCCGCAAGCACGGGCTGAAGGTGTCCTTCCGGCCCTCCGCCCGCGGCGGCACCGGCGCGCTGATGATGATCCCGCAGGAGCTGATCAGCCGTCCGAAGCCCGCGCCGACTCCGGCGCCCGTCCCCGCGCAGGCGCCTGTCCCCGCGCAGACGCCCGTTCCCGCGCATGCGCCCGTCCCCGCCATCGCGGCGGCCACCGCCGGGCCCGCCGCCGGACACGTCCCCTCGCCCGCGACGCCCGTCGAGGCCGCGCCCGAGCAGATCGCGCTGCCGCGCGCGACCGACGAGCACTCCCCCGCCACCGACGACGACATCGCCGAGCTCAGCCGGACCGGGCTGCCCAAGCGGCGCCGAGGCCGGGCCCGCGCGGAGGCCCCCGGCCAGGACCTGCCCTCCCGCCCGCGCCCGTCGACCCCCGCCGCCCACTCCGCGGCCGAATCCGCCGCCCGCTTCGGCGCGTTCCGCCGCGCCGTGCAGGGCCGCGAGCAGGGCCAGAACGGCGGCGCCAACGGCACCGATGGCCTCGGCTTCCCGTCCCCGGCGTCCCCGACGTCCCCGGCATCCCCGTCGTCACCGACCCCCTCGTCCTCCCCCACTCCCTCACCGCATCCGGAGGACGACACCCCATGA
- a CDS encoding aldo/keto reductase yields the protein MRYTQLGRTGLKVSRLVLGTMNFGEFTDEADSHAIMDAALEKGVNFFDTANVYGGPETKGRTEEIIGSWFAKGGGRRDKVVLATKVYANIAADGRPWPNFDLLSAVNIRRAVDASLKRLGTDYIDLYQFHHVDRHTPWEEIWQAIDVLVTQGKILYAGSSNFAGWHIAGANEAAARRSSLGLVSEQCLYNLAERRAEMEVIPAAEGYGLGVIPWSPLHGGLLGGAIRKEREGGGGRTANALSNSALREQVQAYEDLLDKNGLAPGEVALAWLLTRPGVTGPIVGPRVREQLDSALRAVELELGEDVLKALDEIFPGPGRSPEAFAW from the coding sequence ATGAGGTACACACAGCTCGGACGCACGGGTCTCAAGGTCAGCCGACTAGTCCTGGGGACCATGAACTTCGGTGAATTCACCGACGAGGCGGACAGTCACGCGATCATGGACGCCGCACTGGAGAAGGGGGTCAACTTCTTCGACACGGCGAACGTCTACGGGGGGCCCGAGACCAAGGGCCGCACCGAGGAGATCATCGGCAGCTGGTTCGCGAAGGGTGGCGGGCGGCGCGACAAGGTCGTGCTGGCCACCAAGGTGTACGCGAACATAGCAGCGGATGGGCGGCCCTGGCCGAACTTCGACCTCCTGTCCGCCGTGAACATCCGGCGCGCCGTCGACGCCAGCCTCAAGCGGTTGGGGACGGACTACATCGACCTGTACCAGTTCCACCACGTGGACCGCCACACGCCGTGGGAGGAGATCTGGCAGGCCATCGACGTCCTGGTGACGCAGGGCAAGATCCTCTACGCCGGATCGAGCAACTTCGCGGGCTGGCACATCGCCGGCGCCAACGAGGCGGCGGCCCGGCGGAGCTCGCTGGGGCTGGTCAGCGAGCAGTGCCTGTACAACCTGGCCGAGCGCCGCGCCGAGATGGAGGTCATCCCGGCCGCCGAGGGCTACGGGCTGGGCGTCATCCCGTGGTCGCCGCTGCACGGCGGGCTGCTGGGCGGCGCGATCCGCAAGGAGCGCGAGGGCGGCGGCGGCCGGACGGCCAACGCCCTGTCGAACAGCGCGCTGCGTGAGCAGGTGCAGGCGTACGAGGACCTGCTCGACAAGAACGGCCTGGCCCCCGGTGAGGTCGCCCTGGCGTGGCTGCTCACCCGCCCCGGCGTCACCGGCCCGATCGTCGGCCCGCGCGTGCGCGAGCAGCTCGACTCGGCGCTCCGCGCGGTGGAGCTGGAGCTCGGCGAGGACGTGCTGAAGGCGCTCGACGAGATCTTCCCCGGCCCCGGCCGGTCCCCGGAGGCGTTCGCCTGGTGA
- a CDS encoding DUF742 domain-containing protein, with protein MIRPGRDDDPDRLYTLTGGRSRAGTDAFDLVTLVVSESEPTAGMQSEHVRILRMCRSPTAVVEIAAELRLPVTIVKILLSDLLATDRVTVRHPSTLAARDVAPPDPRLLEQVLVGLRKL; from the coding sequence ATGATCCGCCCCGGCCGGGACGACGACCCCGACCGGCTGTACACCCTCACCGGGGGCCGCAGCCGGGCCGGCACGGACGCTTTCGACCTGGTCACGCTGGTGGTGAGCGAGTCGGAGCCGACCGCGGGCATGCAGTCGGAGCACGTCAGGATTCTGCGCATGTGCCGCAGCCCGACCGCCGTCGTGGAAATCGCCGCCGAGCTGCGGCTGCCGGTGACGATCGTCAAGATCCTGCTCAGCGATCTCCTCGCCACCGACCGCGTCACCGTCCGCCACCCCTCCACCCTCGCCGCGCGCGACGTGGCTCCGCCCGACCCCCGACTCCTTGAGCAGGTTCTCGTTGGACTCCGCAAGCTCTGA
- a CDS encoding roadblock/LC7 domain-containing protein codes for MTAPSATGTTGDRLDWLLESLLSRTPGARHALLLSRDGLKLCRTPSLTADQADQLAAIAAGMQSLSHGASMEFGDGTGGVRQSMTEFYGGLLFIVEAGHGAHLAIVAAETADAGLVGHNMSELVEQLADHLVAPPRAFVKGGGPA; via the coding sequence ATGACAGCACCGTCGGCCACCGGCACCACCGGGGACAGACTCGACTGGCTGCTGGAGAGCCTGCTCTCCCGAACGCCCGGCGCGCGGCACGCGCTGCTGCTCTCGCGGGACGGGCTGAAGCTGTGCCGGACCCCGAGTCTGACGGCCGACCAGGCCGATCAGCTCGCCGCGATCGCGGCCGGCATGCAGAGCCTGTCGCACGGCGCCTCCATGGAATTCGGCGACGGGACCGGCGGCGTGCGGCAGTCGATGACGGAGTTCTACGGCGGCCTGCTGTTCATCGTGGAGGCCGGACACGGCGCCCATCTGGCGATCGTCGCGGCGGAGACCGCCGACGCCGGGCTGGTCGGGCACAACATGAGCGAGCTGGTGGAACAGCTCGCCGACCATCTCGTCGCACCCCCCAGGGCGTTCGTCAAGGGCGGCGGACCGGCATGA
- a CDS encoding GNAT family N-acetyltransferase, with the protein MKIRQGGGDDIPLILGMLDGAVEWLVSRGRAGQWGTEPWSTRPKAVERVREIVASGTPWLAEIAGEPAGTLTLTPGPGTYLAPAGEPEVYVHLLVTDRRFAGRGVGAALLAHAVEETRRQGIGLLRVDCYAGDDGRLVAYYRAQGFSPTERFTVGDWPGQILARRVTP; encoded by the coding sequence ATGAAGATCAGACAGGGCGGCGGGGACGACATCCCCCTCATCCTGGGCATGCTCGACGGCGCCGTGGAGTGGCTGGTGTCCCGGGGCCGCGCCGGGCAGTGGGGCACCGAGCCGTGGTCGACGCGGCCGAAGGCGGTGGAGCGGGTCCGGGAGATCGTGGCGTCCGGCACCCCGTGGCTGGCCGAGATCGCCGGCGAGCCGGCTGGCACGCTCACCCTCACCCCGGGCCCCGGCACGTACCTCGCGCCCGCCGGTGAACCCGAGGTATACGTGCACCTGCTGGTCACCGACCGCCGTTTCGCGGGGCGCGGCGTGGGGGCCGCGCTGCTCGCGCACGCCGTCGAGGAGACCCGGCGGCAGGGGATCGGCCTGCTGCGGGTCGACTGCTACGCGGGCGACGACGGCCGCCTCGTGGCGTACTACCGCGCCCAGGGCTTCTCCCCCACCGAGCGCTTCACCGTGGGCGACTGGCCGGGCCAGATCCTGGCGCGGCGGGTCACGCCGTAG
- a CDS encoding cytochrome P450: MSTTPKPPIPGLAPDAVPLAGPRFHTDPGPLHRELRQRHGPVVPVALPGDIPAWLVIGYRELHHVIGDSALFPRDPGLWNQWPRVPRDWPLLAMINRRQPSIHYTVGHEHKRHVDMVVPALEAVDTFQLRRHAEEVADALVDTFCGQGEAELIDGYAGLLPIHVLGRMIGVPDAECPALAGALNALAAGGDDAVAGHQDLGAAMRRLVAAKRAVPGADVTSRMLTHPGGFSDEEYVLDLAAVIAAGHQPTADWIGNTLVAMLTDDRFAASLTGGRRSVGDAMNLVLWEDTPTQILAGRWAARDTHLGGQRLLAGDMLLLGLQGAHGDPHVRYAGHPHTGGHQAHFSFSHGEFRCPFPAQEIAEIIARTGIEVLLDRLPDMDLAVPPEELVRRRSPFLRGLSALPVRFTPSTPIRP; the protein is encoded by the coding sequence GTGAGCACCACCCCCAAACCGCCGATACCGGGACTGGCGCCGGATGCCGTGCCGCTCGCCGGGCCCCGGTTCCACACCGATCCCGGGCCGCTGCACCGGGAGCTGCGGCAGCGGCACGGCCCGGTGGTCCCGGTCGCGCTGCCCGGCGACATCCCCGCCTGGCTGGTGATCGGCTACCGCGAGCTGCACCACGTCATCGGCGACTCCGCGCTCTTCCCCCGCGACCCGGGCCTGTGGAACCAGTGGCCGCGCGTGCCGCGCGACTGGCCGCTGCTGGCCATGATCAACCGGCGGCAGCCGTCGATCCACTACACGGTCGGCCATGAGCACAAGCGGCACGTGGACATGGTGGTGCCCGCGCTGGAGGCCGTCGACACCTTCCAGCTCCGCCGGCACGCCGAGGAGGTCGCGGACGCGCTCGTCGACACCTTCTGCGGCCAGGGCGAGGCCGAGCTGATCGACGGCTACGCCGGGCTGCTGCCGATCCACGTGCTCGGCCGGATGATCGGCGTGCCGGACGCGGAGTGCCCGGCACTGGCGGGGGCGCTCAACGCGCTGGCCGCCGGCGGCGATGACGCGGTCGCCGGCCACCAGGACCTCGGCGCCGCCATGCGGCGGCTGGTCGCCGCCAAACGCGCGGTGCCGGGCGCCGACGTGACGTCCCGGATGCTGACCCACCCCGGGGGCTTCAGCGACGAGGAGTACGTGCTCGACCTGGCCGCCGTCATCGCGGCCGGCCACCAGCCCACGGCCGACTGGATCGGGAACACCCTGGTCGCGATGCTCACCGACGACCGGTTCGCCGCCTCGCTGACCGGTGGCCGGCGCAGCGTCGGCGACGCGATGAACCTGGTGCTGTGGGAGGACACCCCCACCCAGATCCTCGCCGGGCGCTGGGCCGCCCGCGACACCCACCTGGGCGGCCAGCGCCTGCTGGCCGGGGACATGCTGCTGCTCGGCCTCCAGGGCGCCCACGGCGACCCGCACGTGCGGTACGCCGGGCACCCGCACACCGGCGGGCACCAGGCCCACTTCTCCTTCAGCCACGGCGAGTTCCGCTGCCCGTTCCCGGCCCAGGAGATCGCCGAGATCATCGCCCGCACCGGTATCGAGGTGCTGCTCGACCGGCTGCCCGACATGGACCTCGCGGTGCCGCCCGAAGAGCTGGTCCGGCGGCGGTCGCCGTTCCTGCGCGGCCTGTCCGCGCTGCCCGTCCGGTTCACCCCGTCGACCCCCATCCGGCCATGA
- the thpR gene encoding RNA 2',3'-cyclic phosphodiesterase, whose amino-acid sequence MRLFVALLPPDAAAAEVALAAREARALPGADALRWNEPAGWHVTLAFYGETDAALLPALGERLAAVARAHAPFTLRLAGGGSFGDRALWAGVAGDTGALAALTALAAATDEAGRATGTPGGRHHDAYRPHLTLAGGGPGTSMVPFVTALTPFTGSPWPADRIVLLSSDEEHRYTARGTWPLTP is encoded by the coding sequence ATGAGACTGTTCGTCGCCTTGCTGCCGCCGGACGCCGCCGCCGCCGAAGTGGCCCTCGCCGCGCGGGAGGCGCGGGCCCTGCCCGGCGCGGACGCGCTGCGCTGGAACGAACCGGCCGGCTGGCACGTGACGTTGGCGTTCTACGGTGAGACCGACGCCGCGCTGCTGCCCGCCCTGGGCGAACGGCTCGCCGCGGTGGCGCGCGCCCACGCGCCGTTCACGCTGCGGCTGGCGGGCGGCGGCTCGTTCGGTGACCGGGCGCTGTGGGCCGGGGTCGCGGGCGACACCGGGGCGCTGGCCGCGCTGACCGCGCTCGCGGCGGCGACGGACGAGGCGGGCCGCGCCACCGGCACCCCCGGCGGCCGGCACCACGACGCCTACCGCCCGCATCTGACCCTGGCCGGCGGCGGCCCGGGCACGTCCATGGTCCCCTTCGTCACGGCCCTGACGCCGTTCACCGGCTCGCCCTGGCCGGCCGACCGGATCGTGCTGCTGAGCAGTGACGAGGAGCACCGCTACACCGCTCGGGGCACCTGGCCGCTGACGCCCTGA
- the serC gene encoding phosphoserine transaminase, with product MADIQIPADIKPADGRFGSGPSKVRTEALSALAATGTSLLGTSHRQAPVKDLVGRVRDGVRELFSLPEEYEVVLGNGGSTAFWDVATHGLIEAKSQHLSFGEFSSKFATAASKAPWLDEPTVITADAGTHPAPRAERGADSYCLTHNETSTGVAAPIERVPGADKGSLVLVDATSGAGGLPVDITETDVYYFAPQKSFAADGGLWVAVFSPAAVERTERIAASGRHIPEFFSLPTAIDNSRKNQTYNTPALSTLFLLESQLAWINGQGGLDWAVERTADSSSRLYTWADKSEYATPFVTAPAERSQVVGTIDFADGIDAAAVAKVLRANGIVDTEPYRKLGRNQLRVAMFPAVDPADVEALTRCVDYVIERL from the coding sequence GTGGCCGATATCCAGATTCCCGCTGACATCAAACCCGCCGACGGCCGGTTCGGATCGGGCCCTTCCAAGGTCCGTACCGAGGCGCTCAGCGCCCTGGCCGCGACCGGCACCTCCCTGCTCGGCACCTCCCACCGCCAAGCCCCCGTCAAGGACTTGGTCGGCCGGGTCCGCGACGGCGTGCGGGAGCTGTTCTCGCTGCCGGAGGAGTACGAGGTGGTGCTCGGCAACGGTGGCTCCACCGCCTTCTGGGACGTGGCGACGCACGGGCTGATCGAGGCCAAGTCACAGCACCTGTCGTTCGGCGAGTTCTCCTCCAAGTTCGCCACGGCCGCCAGCAAGGCGCCGTGGCTGGACGAGCCGACCGTGATCACCGCGGACGCCGGCACGCACCCGGCCCCGCGCGCCGAGCGCGGCGCCGACTCGTACTGCCTGACCCACAACGAGACCTCCACCGGCGTGGCCGCCCCGATCGAGCGGGTGCCGGGCGCCGACAAGGGCTCGCTGGTGCTGGTGGACGCCACCTCGGGCGCGGGCGGCCTGCCGGTCGACATCACCGAGACCGACGTCTACTACTTCGCGCCGCAGAAGTCCTTCGCGGCGGACGGCGGGCTGTGGGTCGCGGTCTTCTCCCCGGCGGCCGTGGAGCGCACGGAGCGGATCGCCGCCTCCGGCCGTCACATCCCGGAGTTCTTCTCGCTGCCCACCGCGATCGACAACTCGCGGAAGAACCAGACCTACAACACCCCGGCGCTGTCCACGCTGTTCCTGCTGGAGAGCCAGCTCGCCTGGATCAACGGGCAGGGCGGCCTGGACTGGGCGGTGGAGCGCACGGCGGACTCGTCGTCGCGGCTGTACACGTGGGCGGACAAGTCGGAGTACGCCACCCCGTTCGTCACCGCCCCGGCCGAGCGGTCCCAGGTGGTGGGCACCATCGACTTCGCGGACGGGATCGACGCGGCGGCGGTCGCCAAGGTGCTGCGCGCGAATGGGATCGTGGACACCGAGCCGTACCGCAAGCTGGGCCGCAACCAGCTCCGGGTCGCGATGTTCCCCGCCGTGGACCCGGCGGATGTCGAGGCCCTGACGCGCTGTGTGGACTACGTGATCGAGCGCCTCTAG
- a CDS encoding GTP-binding protein: MDSASSDRWTERTPLGRSADNGLKIVITGGFGVGKTTLVRAVSDIRPLNTEEIMTRAGEGVDDISAVRDKTSTTVAFDFGRISLNERTVLYLFGAPGQERFWFLWERLFIGTLGAVVLVDTRRLADSWYAIDRLEQHGTPFIVARNHFGGPAHSLEQVREALDLPDHVPLVDCDARSRRSCKAVLLTLVRYLYTLAADRETTP; encoded by the coding sequence TTGGACTCCGCAAGCTCTGACCGCTGGACCGAACGCACCCCCCTGGGCAGAAGCGCGGACAACGGCCTGAAGATCGTCATCACCGGTGGCTTCGGCGTCGGCAAGACCACCCTGGTCCGCGCGGTCAGCGACATCCGCCCGCTGAACACCGAAGAGATCATGACCCGGGCCGGCGAGGGCGTGGACGACATCTCCGCCGTGCGCGACAAGACGTCGACCACCGTCGCGTTCGACTTCGGCCGGATCAGCCTCAACGAGCGCACCGTGCTCTATCTCTTCGGCGCCCCCGGCCAGGAGCGGTTCTGGTTCCTGTGGGAGCGGCTGTTCATCGGCACCCTCGGCGCCGTCGTGCTGGTGGACACCCGCCGGCTGGCCGACTCCTGGTACGCCATCGACCGGCTGGAGCAGCACGGCACGCCGTTCATCGTGGCCCGCAACCACTTCGGCGGCCCGGCCCACAGCCTGGAACAGGTCCGCGAGGCGCTGGACCTGCCCGACCACGTGCCGCTGGTCGACTGCGACGCCCGCTCGCGCCGCTCGTGCAAGGCGGTCCTGCTCACCCTCGTCAGATACCTCTACACGCTCGCCGCCGACCGGGAGACCACGCCGTGA